A window of Candidatus Abyssobacteria bacterium SURF_5 contains these coding sequences:
- the eno gene encoding phosphopyruvate hydratase, translating to MTTIIDVKAREILDSRGNPTIEAEVTLASGAIGRAAVPSGASTGEHEAIELRDGDKKRYGGKGVMKAVQNVNEVIGPHVVGLDATEQLLVDQTMIELDGTPNKKKLGANAILSVSLATAKAAAAALGLPLYRYVGGVSARLLPVPLMNILNGGKHADNNLDIQEFMIVPVGAKSFREALRQGVEVFHSLKAILSKKGLITSVGDEGGFAPRLDSNAEALDVIMAAIKSAGYKPGKDVLLALDPAASEFFDKASGKYILKAEKKPEKSTGMLIDYYGDLAKKYPIVSIEDGLAEDDWDGWQALTKKLGQKLQIVGDDLFVTNTERLREGIQKKVANSILIKLNQIGSLSETLQAIELAKSAGYTSVISHRSGETEDSTIADVAVATNAGQIKTGSASRSDRIAKYNQLLRIEEELVDVAQFGGKNVFPIET from the coding sequence ATGACCACGATCATTGATGTGAAAGCGCGCGAGATTCTCGATTCAAGAGGAAATCCCACCATCGAAGCGGAAGTTACCCTTGCCAGCGGAGCGATCGGCAGGGCCGCCGTCCCCTCCGGCGCCTCAACGGGCGAACATGAGGCGATTGAGCTGCGAGACGGCGACAAGAAACGCTACGGCGGCAAGGGCGTAATGAAAGCAGTCCAAAATGTCAATGAGGTGATCGGGCCGCACGTCGTCGGGCTTGATGCCACCGAACAACTGCTGGTCGATCAGACGATGATAGAACTCGACGGCACACCGAACAAGAAGAAACTGGGGGCTAATGCCATCCTTTCCGTTTCCCTTGCAACCGCAAAAGCGGCCGCCGCGGCTCTCGGGCTTCCGCTCTATCGATATGTCGGGGGGGTGAGCGCGCGATTGCTGCCGGTCCCCCTGATGAACATCCTTAACGGCGGCAAACATGCCGACAATAACCTCGATATCCAGGAGTTCATGATCGTCCCCGTCGGCGCCAAAAGCTTCCGGGAGGCATTGCGACAGGGAGTGGAGGTCTTCCATTCCCTCAAGGCGATCCTCTCGAAGAAGGGCCTGATCACTTCCGTCGGAGACGAGGGCGGCTTTGCGCCGCGGCTCGATTCCAATGCCGAGGCGCTCGACGTTATCATGGCAGCCATCAAATCGGCAGGATACAAGCCCGGAAAGGACGTCCTGCTTGCGCTTGATCCCGCTGCCAGCGAGTTCTTCGATAAGGCGTCCGGCAAATACATTCTGAAAGCCGAAAAGAAACCGGAGAAATCCACCGGCATGTTGATCGATTACTACGGCGACCTTGCGAAAAAATACCCCATTGTCTCCATCGAGGACGGGCTCGCCGAGGATGACTGGGATGGCTGGCAAGCTCTCACGAAAAAGCTCGGCCAGAAACTGCAAATCGTCGGCGATGACCTTTTTGTAACCAATACGGAACGCCTGCGCGAGGGAATACAGAAAAAGGTGGCGAATTCTATCCTCATAAAGCTGAACCAGATCGGGTCCCTCAGTGAAACCCTGCAGGCGATCGAGCTGGCAAAAAGCGCCGGCTACACTTCGGTTATCTCGCACCGCAGCGGCGAAACCGAAGACTCCACGATCGCCGACGTCGCCGTGGCCACCAATGCAGGCCAGATCAAGACAGGGTCGGCCTCGCGGTCCGACCGGATAGCCAAATACAATCAGCTCCTGCGTATTGAAGAGGAACTTGTTGATGTCGCCCAGTTCGGCGGCAAAAATGTTTTCCCGATCGAAACATGA